One part of the Neisseria zalophi genome encodes these proteins:
- a CDS encoding CsbD family protein has protein sequence MNWDQIEGKWDQFVGKAKEKWGKLTDDDWKVAEGKRDQLVGKIQERYGYTKEQAEKELDDWTNNN, from the coding sequence ATGAATTGGGATCAAATCGAAGGCAAGTGGGATCAATTTGTTGGTAAAGCCAAAGAAAAATGGGGCAAACTGACTGACGACGATTGGAAAGTAGCCGAAGGCAAACGCGATCAATTGGTTGGTAAAATCCAAGAGCGCTACGGCTATACCAAAGAGCAGGCCGAAAAAGAATTGGATGATTGGACAAACAATAACTAA